The Orcinus orca chromosome 1, mOrcOrc1.1, whole genome shotgun sequence DNA window agaaagcTCCAGAAGGAGGCGAGCACCCGGTCTTTCGTCCTGCGGTCCCTTTAAGAGAAGAACCTCTTGGGACCGGCAGTCCCAACCGACCCCAGTTTTAACCGAAACCTAACCCGGACTTCCCCCTCTTGACTCAAATAAGACCAACTTTGGATTTTCCCTCCCCTATTGACCAATCAGATTCTGTTACCAGGCAGACTTTAGCTGCCGCCGGTGCGAGCCCGGCGCCTTCTGTCTCCGGGTGGCAGCAACAACCAATGGTAGAACAGGCCGTCCGAGTATCTAGGCAGATCGGGGCTGTTCCAGccattcagaaaaaagaaaataaagcaacgCACGAGCCCGCTGGGCCAGGACCGTGGGGCTGGGCTGGAGTGAAGGTGGCTGCGAGGtagtttctctttctcccttaccTTTATTGTTGCTTGTGTTGGAAGGCGACTATTCAAAGGTAGGGAGGGCGCAATATGAGTTGGGAGGagagcagaaaaagattttggcTGTATTTTCAACTGCTTCTTCACCCATGTGCACGTGCCCCGAATCTGGGACCCCATTCCCCCAACCGGGTTTCCTACGCCCAGCCCAGGAGTTCCGCTACCCTGAACCCCTCACTTTGCAGCAACGCGGGATTGaatggagggggaagggagggaggtgggggcgCGCATCAGGATGGGATGTTGAGGGAGATGACGTAGGGGCCGGcgacgtggggagggggagctgCGGGGGAAGCCGTGGCGAGATTAAGTAATGAGAACTTGGGCCCAGTTTTTTCCAAGCCTGGAAGGGCAGAAAATGTTCGTATCCTTTCTGACCTCCCAGGCAAATTCAGTGGTGAGGAGCATATTAGAGAATTAAACAACTTTGTCTTgtggttgttattgttgtttttgaggGGAAGGAGGGCAGTATGGGGTCAGAGgcagaaatgaaattttctttctaaCGTGGATTCCCAATCGCCCCTATCTCTTCCTTTACAGTTTTCCACATTTAGGAGACTGCAGAAAGGTGGGGCAGATAGAATGGAGATGGCAAAGATCTCTGGGTATATATGGCCCTGGAGAAGTAATggaataatttctaatttttggaGAAGGCGAGTTTTAGAAAAAGACCACTGGGGAAATTTGGaggctttctttctgtttttctatcttcCTGGGTAGAGAGATGAGGAGTGCCCTGGGGccttggggcggggtgggggggagttaaATCTTCTTGTCCTGTCTTCTCCCAACTCCAGCCCTCATGCCGGGATGGCAGAAGATGAACCTGATGCTAAGAGCCCAAAGACTGGGGGAAGGGCCCCCTCAGGTAGTGCTGAGGCAGGGGAACCCACCACCCTCCTTCAGAGGCTCCGAGGTACCATTTCGTAAGTACTCATCACCACCTCTAAACCTCGTTCCGGACCTGGGGATAGATCCCTGTAGCACTTCACTTCCTCTGTAGATGATCTCCCCCTCCCAAGCAAGTGCATCTGACCAGGGGAGATTCTTCATCATGGTAGCAGTACTTGAGCACCTGCTAGGCTTTTCAGACCTCGTCCTCTCCCTGGCAGTCAGACATAGGGATGGGGAAAAATCTTGTGTATGACCTCcagctttctcctcttctccacaGCAAGGCCGTGCAGAACAAAGTAGAGGGAATCCTGGTGAGTATTCTGGGGAAGAGGGCAACAGGGAGACAGAATTGGTGGGAGATGAGGATGGTGAGGATATGGGTAAGAAAGGTTTATGCAAGTCAGTGTTGTCTACCCTGTCAGAAGATAATTGGCCTTGCAACTTCCTAGCACTTTGACCTGGAGCATCTCACTTCATCTCTGTGACCTCTTGTGTAGAAGcccaatagaaataaaatcagaggTGGTCCCCTCCGCTCCCCTTCTCACCTTGGTAGCCCCTAAGGGCTCCTCAGGGCAGAGTGAACGCACAGCCTCAAATCATTTCTAAGGTCCTTTGTCAGCCTGCCAGTCACTACGTCAGCTGAACTTTTTAGTGAGGATCAGAGGGTCCTACCTTGGGTCCTTCTTGGCCTTATTATTTCTCCTGCCTCTGTTCCTCCCTACCTCAGCAAGATGTACAGAAATTCTCAGACAACGACAAGCTGTATCTCTACCTTCAGCTCCCCTCAGGGCCCAGTACTGGAGACAAAAGGTAGGTTTGGTGCTAGAATTTTAGATATCAGaggttctgattctttttttttttttttttgcggtacgcgagcctctcactgttgcggcctctcccgttgcggagcacaggctccggacgcgcaggctcagcggccatggctcacgggcccagccgctccgcggcatgtgggatcttcccagaccggggcacgaacccgtgtcccctgcatctgcaggcggactctcaaccactgcgccaccagggaagcccagaggttctgattctTAAAGAAAGGCTCCCTAAAAAGGGGCAGGGTGAATAGGAATCCTCATAACAGTATCCTTAGTGGGGAAGAAAAGTCCCTCACCTGCCTTGGTTTACCAGGGAAAGGTGGATTCTGGATGAACTGATTCAGTCCAGCACTACTGAGGTGATAATCTGGATAGAACCAGGGCAACTGTTGGGATGTTAGTAATACTTgtctcttttacttctcttgcAGCTCAGAGCCAAGTACACTCAGCAATGAGGAGTACATGTATGCTTATAGGTGGATCCGCAACCACCTAGAAGAGCATACTGACACCTGCCTGCCAAAACAAAGTGTTTATGATGCCTATCGGTGGGtggatggggggtgggtgggatggggggtgggtgggatggtgGGCACAGGACTACCCCCTCATCCCTGAAGAGCTCCCTGCCTTGATAGAGCCTGACTTCTTAAAGGGTTTCCCAACCTTCATCCCCAGGGACCCTCTGAACCCACTCCCAAACCTCCTTCTCTGAGTATCTTCCCACTCTGTCCCCCACGCACTCAGGAAGTACTGTGAGAGTCTCGCCTGTTGCCGCCCACTCAGCACAGCCAACTTTGGCAAAATCATCAGAGAGATCTTCCCTGACATCAAAGCCCGAAGGCTTGGTGGCCGGGGCCAGTCCAAGTATCCTTGACTGGAGAGGTTGTGCTAGAGGACCTGGGGAGGAAAACTTAGTATGTGAAGGGACAGGACTGGAAACAGCCCAACCTTTCTAAGGGGCTTGGAGACCCCCATGTGTTGGTTGCCCCTTAACTTAAACGTCAGATATTGTTACAGTGGCATACGAAGGAAGACCTTGGTGTCTATGCCGCCCTTGCCCGGACTTGACCTAAAGGGCTCTGAGAGTGTAAGTAACAACCCTCCAACTGCACTCTTCTCTCCAAGGTAGAAGTCAGAGGACTTTGGGAGATGTTTTGAGGCCTGACACAGCCTAGGTCATTCTGCACACAGTTTCTGGGTATATAGGACATGCCCTTCTGCCTACCCTACAGctgaggcagaggagggagagaatttGTGGGTTTCTGGGATGGGTTGATAGAGGCTACTCCCATCCCTAGTCTGGTCTTACTTATGGTCAACACTGTGTCTGAGAGGGGTGGAGGGTCCTTTGTTCAGAGTGTGATTGGGCGTGTCCTTCCCCACTGCAGCCAGAAATGGGCCCAGAAGTAACCCCAGCACCTCGAGATGAACTGGTTGAAGCAGCCTGTGCCTTGACCTGTGACTGGGCAGAGCGAATCCTGAAACGGTCCTTCAGTTCCATCGTTGAGGTCGCCCGCTTCCTGCTACAGCAGCATCTCATCTCTGCCCGATCTGCACATGCCAATGTGCTCAAGGCTATGGGGCTTGCTGGTGAGTGGACCCCCTCTTATGTTCTGAGAAACCCTCAGCCACTTTCAACCTCAAAGGCCCTCCCACATCCTAGGATAGAGACACCTTGGATTTGCCTTCTATTCCTAGAGAGCCTTCTAGGACATACCTTAGACCACCTTCTTTCCCCTGCCTCTACCAGTCAGTCAATCAGAATCGCCTCcctcctccattctgtttcctccTCACCTTGTTACCTTTTCTGGCACCTCTGCAGAAGAGGATGAACATGCCCCTCGGGAACGGTCATCTAAATCCAAGAATGGTGTAGAGAATCTGGAGGGCGGAGCCCATAAGAGACCAGAGAGACAGGCCCAGGTGAGGAAGTTGATGCCCTTGACCTGGCTCCCCTGGGTTGGGGGTTTAGTATATCCTTCACCCAGTGGGTCCAGTACTTTCTCACCTCCTGTGTCTGTACTTCCTccgctgtccagtcttcccactTTTTGTGttcttctctttactttttagCCTCCTAAGGAGCTGGACCCCCGGGCTGGGGCTGGCCTCCCAGCACGCGGAGAGCGAAAGAAGAATGTAGTGGAGAGCCCAGCGCCAGCAGCCAATAACCCACAGGTTAATGCCCTAGTGGCCCGGCTGCCTCTGCTTCTCCCTCGGGCCCCTCGCTCGCTTATTCCACCAATCCGAGTCTCTCCACCCGTCCTGGCCCCCAAGCTTTCTTCAAGCACTCTGAAAATGGctacactgcctctgccccctaGAGCTGGGGGACCCCAAGCAGCTGTGCCCATCATTAACATGATCTTACCAACTGTTCCTGCTTTGCCTGGACCTggacctgggcctgggcctgggcaaGCTCCACCTGGGGGGCTCACTCAGCCGAGGGGCACAGAGAACAGGGAAGTGGGCATAGGTGGTGACCCGGGACCCCATGACAAGGGTGTGAAGAGGACAGCTGAAGTACCTGTGAGTGAGGCCAGTGGGCAGGACCCACCAGCTAAAGCAACGAAGCAGGATATAGAGGATACAGGAAGTGATGCCAAAAGAAAACGGGGGCGCCCTCGAAAAAAATCAGGTGGAAGTAGGGAAAGGAATTCTACCCCTGACAAGTCAGCAGCTGCTGTGGACTCTGCCCAGTCCTCAAGGTTACCACTGGAGACGTGGGCCTCTGGAGGGCAAGGCAACTCAGCTGGAGGGTCAGAGAGGCCAGGGCCAATGGGAGAGGCTGAGAAGGAGatgcttgcccaaggtcaggcgGATGGTGCtgtttccagaggaggaaggggcCCCAGTTCCCGGCATGCCAAAGAAGCAGAAGATAAAATTCCTCCTGTCACCCCGAAAGTGAGTGTCATCAAGGGCAGTAGAAGCCAAAAGGAGGCTCTTCATTTGGTCAAGGGAGAGGTAGACACTGCAGCACAGGGTAATAAAGACTTAAAGGGGCATGTGCTTCAAAGCTCCTTACCCCATGAGTGAAAAGACCCCAAAGCAACACCCCCATGATAGGTATGTGGGGAAGAGTGCTACGTTAACTCTACCTGTCTGCCTAGTAGAGGCCCTTCTTTGCACTTGCTTCTCACTTGGCTCTTCATTCTCTTCTGTATAGACAGCTGAGGCACCCTGTCTTGCATAGTGCCTGGTTCTTGCCTCTTACCTTTCCAGCTCAATACCCTTGGCTTTAGAGTCACTAATAAATCTGTACTGACCATCTTACCTGGATCCCTGTGCTATCCTGTGGAAATATAGGGATGGAGTATGATGAATGTATAGGTTAGGCATCTTTCCATTTTAAATCATAGAAAACctaactcaaactggcttaaaaataaaaatgtattggcTCATGTGACTGGAAAGTCCAGGGGTAGTGCTGGCTCCAGGTAAAGCTGATCCAGTGGCTCAGTATGTCTCTAAATACGTGATTGATTTTCTTCCCCTACTGTTCTACCTTCTGTAGGATCAAGCCTGGTCCACCTCATGGCTGCCAGCACTCCTAGGATTACACGTTTTCCTCATTTATGTCCAGCCAGAAAGAGAGGGCATCTTTGTGCCAGGAATTGTAGCAAAAGCCCTAAGATTCACTCTGGTTAGGCCAGCCTGGGTCACATGCCTGCCCctaaccaatcactgtggccaggaGTTTGGTAAATGCtagtttgcttatttattctacATCATGGACTGTACCTTTTGAAAAATGGGCAGGATCAGCCTCCTTAGAATCACATAGATCCCTAAATGGAAACTGGGAGTGGGGAGTTCCTGGGGAGACAGCTGACACCTAGCCACTGCTATGAAGTACCTGTGGTTTTAGCTTGCTAGGCTGAGACCAGCTATAcctgcttcctcttttccaaatAGTCTTGCATTTTCCTTACTGCAGCTataatctctttcctcttgttcCAGTCTCAGAAGGAATGAGAGGGAAATCATTCTTCTTTAGGGACTATCTCTTTAGTCTCGTTTAGATGACAGTCCCCTTTCTTTACATCTCAGAGATGGATatccttccttttcctgtttcCAAATTTTAGGTTTCTTCTCATTCCTGCTTCCCTGTCCCCCACCCTACTGCCTCTTTCACCATGTAGAGTGAAAGATTTACTCCCTAGTCGTTTTATTAAATTCATTCTGTATCCACCAGGTGTCAGTCTCTTGTCATGTACGTGTCAGGACTTAGCCAGGATTGTGGGGCTTAGGCTATGTGTATGGAAGGGGGTAGCTGCACATATCAGGGAGCACCAGTAGGAAGGGAATCCAGGTATGTATTTGGAAAAAGCAGTAAACCAGCTGAAATTACTTGAGGACCTACTGTGTCTTCTGCATAGGGTAGCTTCTGTCAGGGATTCTCAGTTTTCTTTCAGGGAgccttcattcatttgttcatttatttccacagttgcagatttttaaaaattataatatgtaatGTTTGATatctataaagaatatatttaaaatggataaattatgaAGCATAATAATTAAATGACCCATCACCCAATTTGTAcattaaaacattagaaatacCATTGAATTTCTTGTGTTCTTACCCTGTCCTATCCTTCTGCTTCTCCCTAGAGGTAACCACTATCCTTAATTTCATGTTTATTAATTacctgccatatatatatatatatatatctatctttccatatatgtatatattctttaaaaatgtattgttcagttttgctttttagcTTTACAAAATTTTATTCCCTAATACTCCCCTGtggtttgcttgtttatttcacttaacattatttctaagattcatccatgttgttgtagatagctattatttgttcatttttatccaTGTAATATTTCAAGTGCATAAACCACAATTTACCCATCCACctatcagtggacatttgggttgttcccagttTTTTGCTGTTACAAATGATGCTGCTACTAACATTCTTGTACAGGTTAGtgcctttgtctttatttttatttatttatttattttttggccatgttgggtcttcattgctgcgtgcaggcttcctctagttgtggtgagcaggggctactcttcgttgcagtgcacaggcttctcattgcggtggcgttgaggagcatgggctctaggcacgcgggcttcagtagttgtggcacacggcctcagtagttgtggctcacgggctctagagcacagtctcagtagttgtggcgcacgggcttagttgctccgtggcaagtgggatcttcctggaccaggggtcaaacctgtgtcccctgcattggcaggcagattcttaaccactgtgccaccagggaagtcccagtgcctTTGTTTTTAGTAAGATTTCTAAGATGGTTCCTTTGGTCTGTACACCCTCTGAGTTGGAGACTGTTCCCTCTTGTCTCATTCTCTAGAAGGGTTTACATCAGATTGAAATGAACTGTCCCTTGAAATTTTGATAAAACTTACTTGGTAAGCCCTCTGAACCTGGCATTTCTTTGTGGGAAATATTTTAACtattgatttaatttctttaataattgtaGGCTATTTgggctttctatttcttcttgagtcaatttaggtaaaatgtttttctagaattttgagcgttttatgtcatttttttttaatgaaatttattcCATGTTCCTTTTTGCCTCTGCTCCCTGGGTAGTTGTgtcctccttttcatttcttctgtttacttgcatcttcttttttccccccttggcCAACTACACCAGACATTTATTTTACTTGTCTGATTTTAGCTGCCACTTTGGGCTTTGTTGATCCTCTGccttatatatttgttttccacTTCATTAATTATGAATCTTATCTATAgtatttccttctgctttctttagaTTTAATGTTAGGTTCTTTTACAACATCTTacttttaatcttaatttttatcTAATTAATTTTCAAGCTgtcttttttctattataaacttTGAAAGACCCACTTCCCTATATTCTCcaaatttttctgtttaaagtatttaaattatTACTTAGTTCTAAGAATATTTAAATTACCTTTATGACTTTTTTGATTCATGATTTagaaaagttttataaatttccaaaatctggatatttaaaattttatctttttgatactGATTTTCAGTTTAATCACTTGTGCTTAGAAAATGTGGTCTCTATGATACCAATTCTTTGACGTTTGTTGGGAgtgttattttatattctgtaacTTATCTTGGATGTCTaaatctgttgttttgttttctgctgaCTCCTGCCCATGGCAGTTtatttccttgtatattttgtattttagtattttgaggTCCTATTTTGAGCTCTTAATCTTAGATTAAGATTCCTTAATCTAAGGGAATCCAGTAGGCCTAAATTGGGTGTACTTTCCTCCAGAGAGGATATGCATTTGTTTCTGCCAGGAGACAAAGGGTACTCCTTACCTGAGACTGTGTTAGCCCCTTCAAGAGTCccaatttgggcttccctggtggtgcagtggttaagaatttgcctgccaatgcaggggacacgggttcgagccctggtccgggaagatcccacatgctgcggaacaactaagcccgcaagccacaactactgagcctgcatgccacagctactgaagcccgcgcgcctagagcccgagctccacaacaagagaagctataagaagcttgcacaccacaacgaagagtagcccctacttgccgcaactacagaaagcccacacgcagcaacggagacccaacgcagccaaaaataaaataaaataaaataaaatctatctttaaaaaagaaaaaagggtccCCATTTAATTCAGGAGTCCCAGGTTTTCTCCCCTGCTTTGGCCAGGTCCAGGGCTTAGCCTCTGTTCACAATAATGATACTGGCATTTGTCCCCAGGGCAAGCCAGCTTCTCCTACTGCACGTTACTCATCCTTCATAAGGTTTCAGCTCaatgttatttttccttcctctagTGATCTCTTCTACTTTCTGATGAGGACAGCGATGTGCTAAACATTATGTTTGCTGGAATTTATCCAGGATCCAGTTGTATTCTAATGGGAGAGCCCTTTTTCTTCTCCGTGCTGCCAGAAGTAGGAGTCCATTACTGTGGTTTTGACATTTCCCTTCTTGTTTTTTAAGACCTAGGCACTTGTTGGAAGCTAGTTGACTTAGGCACTGTCTTCAAGTCAATAGTGATCATAGCACAGTGTGAGTTATGTTAGCAGTAAGCACAGAGAGCTATGAGAGCCCAGAGGAATAGCATATAGATCAGAAATGACTTCCTAGTAGAGGTGGGTAGGACAAGTCTAATTCATAAAGCAAGGACAGAACAACAGAAGACATGGTAAAAAGAACTAAATCATGATCCTCATTCTGCTGCATAAGAGGTGTAAATTCAAAGAGATTGAGTAATTTGGGAAGCCTTCATGGAAAAGGTAGGCTTGAGTTAAGCCTTTAAGGTAAGTAGAGCTTAAATAGATAAAAAAGAGGAGGGCATTCCAGGAAAAGCACGGGTTTGGGGATAAGGGACGTGAGCAAAGACATGGCAGTACAACCCAGTAAAGACACCTGGCAGAAGGGATGTGTGTGAACAAGAGTGAGAAACTggaagaagaacacacaaccatTGAATGAATGGTTGAAAGTTACccattgattgaatgaatgaatgaatgaaaggtatGAAGTTTGCATTAGAGGATGGAGGAACTGAAGTCAAATAGAACCAGCCAGGCAGCTGTTGCCATTATCCACGTGGGTGGAGATGAGGGACTGGACCAGGCTGCTGACATGTTAGAGATCATAGGCATATCGAAAAATAAACCACTGGTGCTAGAATAGATAGAAGCATCCAAGGAAATATTGCCCTCACCATGACTGGGTTTGGGGATGCATCCATTCACTTTGGGAGTCAAGACCACTGGGTGATTTTGAgattatatgaattttaggggactTTTAAGTAGCCTATTTTAAATCTTTaccctattttaaaaatctaacatgAAACAAGTTAATCTGTAGTTCAAGCAATCTTCAGTTTATTAGATGAAGTGTTAAACTAAGGTTTGGGGGACTGCCTACTGCTTCCTCCCTACCATTCCCTATTCTCTCCCCAATACCCTGTTCCCCACTCCCAttgttgtcttttttcattttagccgTATCGTAAATTGTTAGAGGTAATTTATAGTTTACTGAAATTTGAAATAATCTTTTGCTATTAAACCAAGTCAAACTCAATATGTTTAGTCTATGGcctcaaataaatgaatttattgtttatttttgtgggtAACAatcaattttcttaataaaatcaaagcaaataccacatgctaaatGGAGGAAttaatgtcattatatatttgtctaaGTATTTTGTCTCATGTTGTGGTTCATCAGTAGGCCTAAGTCCTTTGTCTAGGATCATCCTGGCTGGCTGCACCCTATGAGGTAAAGCTAatctgaacatatatatatatatatatatatatatatatatatatatatatataaaatgcagtatttttttaacatttttattggggtataattgctttacaatggtgtgctagcttccgctttataacaaagtgaatcagctatacatatacacatgttcccatatctcttccctcttgcgtctccctccttcccaccctgcaGTATTTCTTAAGAAATATTCATGAAGAAGCATTTGCTTACTGGAAAGAGCATGAATTCAGTTCAAAGCTTTACCAGTTTCCATATGATTTTGAACACTTAGTCCAGTTTTTTCAAACAGGAATCAAAAATAGATCGCAACTCATTAGTGGGTTGTGAAACTGATTTAGCAGGGTGcaaaacagtgtttttaaaaagtgaaataaaatagaatagaaaatatcaacatgCATTGACTATAGTAAGGGTAAGTATTGTTTCATGAAACCTTTATTTCAGTGAAGACATGTGTATGTGCTCTTCAGTGGTCCTGATTATAAAATCTATTTCTTACTGTGGGTTGAAGTAAAACAGTTTCAAAAAACAATGACTTAACCATTCTGAAGCTCAGtctccataaaataaaatctctttcaCAGGGTTGTAAGGAATAAATGAGGTAACGTTTGTATTCATACACAGTAGGAGCCTACAAGCAATAACTGCTagtagcttctttttcttttctctgaaaaaaagCCCATAATATCTATGGTTCGGGAGAAAAATtactctttataatttctttaaccATAGGGGTGTTTAAAATATAACTGGAGCTGTATTATGACCTGGGTCCTCTAGTTTTACCAACTTTTGATGAAGAAGCCAACTTCTTTCCCCAGTTTgatgacatttaaataaataaataacattacttGACGCTGTTGGTACTTTCCTGCTCTCACACCCCAAGGTGCCACATGCGTACATGCTTTCGCACCAAAGTAAGAGGCTTCACGTGCATACAGGACAGTATGGGGTTCCTATAGAGTCGCCATGTACATGGGTCATCCATGTACAACCATCTATACCTGTAGCAGCTCCCTGGGACCTAAGATAGAGGTAAGTGGTGTTTTTTCTATcgaaagagaatctaaaaaatagtttCAGTGTGGTGAGAATATTATAAATGTTatgcttttaaattaaatatgggAAACAGAATAGCATTCAGTTTTATAATCTGACA harbors:
- the RFX5 gene encoding DNA-binding protein RFX5 isoform X1, with translation MVEQAVRVSRQIGAVPAIQKKENKATHEPAGPGPWGWAGVKVAASPHAGMAEDEPDAKSPKTGGRAPSGSAEAGEPTTLLQRLRGTISKAVQNKVEGILQDVQKFSDNDKLYLYLQLPSGPSTGDKSSEPSTLSNEEYMYAYRWIRNHLEEHTDTCLPKQSVYDAYRKYCESLACCRPLSTANFGKIIREIFPDIKARRLGGRGQSKYCYSGIRRKTLVSMPPLPGLDLKGSESPEMGPEVTPAPRDELVEAACALTCDWAERILKRSFSSIVEVARFLLQQHLISARSAHANVLKAMGLAEEDEHAPRERSSKSKNGVENLEGGAHKRPERQAQPPKELDPRAGAGLPARGERKKNVVESPAPAANNPQVNALVARLPLLLPRAPRSLIPPIRVSPPVLAPKLSSSTLKMATLPLPPRAGGPQAAVPIINMILPTVPALPGPGPGPGPGQAPPGGLTQPRGTENREVGIGGDPGPHDKGVKRTAEVPVSEASGQDPPAKATKQDIEDTGSDAKRKRGRPRKKSGGSRERNSTPDKSAAAVDSAQSSRLPLETWASGGQGNSAGGSERPGPMGEAEKEMLAQGQADGAVSRGGRGPSSRHAKEAEDKIPPVTPKVSVIKGSRSQKEALHLVKGEVDTAAQGNKDLKGHVLQSSLPHE
- the RFX5 gene encoding DNA-binding protein RFX5 isoform X2, whose product is MVEQAVRVSRQIGAVPAIQKKENKATHEPAGPGPWGWAGVKVAASPHAGMAEDEPDAKSPKTGGRAPSGSAEAGEPTTLLQRLRGTISKAVQNKVEGILQDVQKFSDNDKLYLYLQLPSGPSTGDKSSEPSTLSNEEYMYAYRWIRNHLEEHTDTCLPKQSVYDAYRGIRRKTLVSMPPLPGLDLKGSESPEMGPEVTPAPRDELVEAACALTCDWAERILKRSFSSIVEVARFLLQQHLISARSAHANVLKAMGLAEEDEHAPRERSSKSKNGVENLEGGAHKRPERQAQPPKELDPRAGAGLPARGERKKNVVESPAPAANNPQVNALVARLPLLLPRAPRSLIPPIRVSPPVLAPKLSSSTLKMATLPLPPRAGGPQAAVPIINMILPTVPALPGPGPGPGPGQAPPGGLTQPRGTENREVGIGGDPGPHDKGVKRTAEVPVSEASGQDPPAKATKQDIEDTGSDAKRKRGRPRKKSGGSRERNSTPDKSAAAVDSAQSSRLPLETWASGGQGNSAGGSERPGPMGEAEKEMLAQGQADGAVSRGGRGPSSRHAKEAEDKIPPVTPKVSVIKGSRSQKEALHLVKGEVDTAAQGNKDLKGHVLQSSLPHE
- the RFX5 gene encoding DNA-binding protein RFX5 isoform X5, which produces MVEQAVRVSRQIGAVPAIQKKENKATHEPAGPGPWGWAGVKVAASPHAGMAEDEPDAKSPKTGGRAPSGSAEAGEPTTLLQRLRGTISKAVQNKVEGILQDVQKFSDNDKLYLYLQLPSGPSTGDKSSEPSTLSNEEYMYAYRWIRNHLEEHTDTCLPKQSVYDAYRKYCESLACCRPLSTANFGKIIREIFPDIKARRLGGRGQSKYCYSGIRRKTLVSMPPLPGLDLKGSESPEMGPEVTPAPRDELVEAACALTCDWAERILKRSFSSIVEVARFLLQQHLISARSAHANVLKAMGLAEEDEHAPRERSSKSKNGVENLEGGAHKRPERQAQPPKELDPRAGAGLPARGERKKNVVESPAPAANNPQ
- the RFX5 gene encoding DNA-binding protein RFX5 isoform X4, translated to MVEQAVRVSRQIGAVPAIQKKENKATHEPAGPGPWGWAGVKVAASPHAGMAEDEPDAKSPKTGGRAPSGSAEAGEPTTLLQRLRGTISKAVQNKVEGILQDVQKFSDNDKLYLYLQLPSGPSTGDKSSEPSTLSNEEYMYAYRWIRNHLEEHTDTCLPKQSVYDAYRKYCESLACCRPLSTANFGKIIREIFPDIKARRLGGRGQSKYCYSGIRRKTLVSMPPLPGLDLKGSESPEMGPEVTPAPRDELVEAACALTCDWAERILKRSFSSIVEVARFLLQQHLISARSAHANVLKAMGLAEEDEHAPRERSSKSKNGVENLEGGAHKRPERQAQPPKELDPRAGAGLPARGERKKNVVESPAPAANNPQGTRVRALVREDPTCCGTTKPASHNY
- the RFX5 gene encoding DNA-binding protein RFX5 isoform X3, which produces MAEDEPDAKSPKTGGRAPSGSAEAGEPTTLLQRLRGTISKAVQNKVEGILQDVQKFSDNDKLYLYLQLPSGPSTGDKSSEPSTLSNEEYMYAYRWIRNHLEEHTDTCLPKQSVYDAYRKYCESLACCRPLSTANFGKIIREIFPDIKARRLGGRGQSKYCYSGIRRKTLVSMPPLPGLDLKGSESPEMGPEVTPAPRDELVEAACALTCDWAERILKRSFSSIVEVARFLLQQHLISARSAHANVLKAMGLAEEDEHAPRERSSKSKNGVENLEGGAHKRPERQAQPPKELDPRAGAGLPARGERKKNVVESPAPAANNPQVNALVARLPLLLPRAPRSLIPPIRVSPPVLAPKLSSSTLKMATLPLPPRAGGPQAAVPIINMILPTVPALPGPGPGPGPGQAPPGGLTQPRGTENREVGIGGDPGPHDKGVKRTAEVPVSEASGQDPPAKATKQDIEDTGSDAKRKRGRPRKKSGGSRERNSTPDKSAAAVDSAQSSRLPLETWASGGQGNSAGGSERPGPMGEAEKEMLAQGQADGAVSRGGRGPSSRHAKEAEDKIPPVTPKVSVIKGSRSQKEALHLVKGEVDTAAQGNKDLKGHVLQSSLPHE